The Mangrovibacterium diazotrophicum genome has a segment encoding these proteins:
- the corA gene encoding magnesium/cobalt transporter CorA yields MNKFTDTSNRKMAKLIKKKKHEIGLSPDELIFRGTKKTEKVLLRIIDFDANSLIEEVVKKVKDIVEFQYKDTVTWINIDGLHNTEIMQELATTFNFDSMVMAEVMNTDARPRVIEYDNCALITIKMLSQEGNSGDTIVENLSLILTESVLISFQERRGDIFEPVRERIRKQKKRIRNGGTDYLTFALLDIVIDNYLYVLSLLGEKVEKLEENLLVNPGKDVINQINSYKRELNFLRKSIKPAKEMIFSLAKMDSELITEATDVHFKELQDNISQASDVSDGYRDILSDQLNIYHTTISSKLNDIMKFLTVFSVIFIPLTFIAGIYGTNFEYVPELGYKYSYFIMWIVMIAVAIGMLIFFKRKKWF; encoded by the coding sequence ATGAATAAATTTACAGATACAAGCAATCGCAAAATGGCAAAACTGATCAAAAAGAAAAAACACGAAATAGGGCTTTCTCCGGATGAGTTGATTTTTCGGGGTACAAAAAAAACTGAAAAAGTACTGCTACGGATTATTGATTTTGACGCCAATTCGCTGATCGAAGAAGTTGTCAAGAAAGTAAAGGATATTGTTGAATTTCAATACAAAGACACGGTCACCTGGATCAATATTGATGGGCTGCACAATACAGAGATCATGCAAGAGCTTGCAACAACCTTCAATTTTGATTCGATGGTCATGGCAGAAGTGATGAATACGGATGCCCGTCCCCGAGTGATTGAATACGACAATTGCGCACTGATTACCATCAAAATGTTGAGTCAGGAGGGAAACTCGGGCGATACAATTGTGGAAAACCTGAGTTTAATCCTAACAGAATCAGTCCTGATCTCCTTCCAGGAACGCCGCGGAGACATTTTTGAACCTGTTCGCGAACGCATCCGGAAACAGAAAAAACGAATCCGCAATGGTGGCACTGATTACCTGACCTTTGCGCTACTCGACATCGTGATCGACAACTATTTATACGTGCTAAGCCTACTGGGCGAAAAAGTGGAAAAGCTGGAAGAGAACTTGTTAGTCAATCCGGGAAAGGATGTTATCAACCAAATAAACAGTTACAAACGTGAATTAAACTTCTTAAGGAAAAGCATCAAGCCCGCAAAAGAGATGATTTTTTCGCTCGCCAAAATGGATTCCGAATTGATAACTGAAGCCACGGATGTGCACTTTAAAGAATTGCAGGACAATATCAGCCAGGCCAGCGATGTGTCCGATGGTTATCGGGATATCTTGTCTGACCAACTAAATATCTACCATACAACCATCAGTAGCAAACTGAATGACATCATGAAATTCCTGACTGTATTCTCAGTCATTTTCATCCCACTGACTTTTATTGCCGGGATTTATGGAACCAACTTTGAATACGTGCCTGAACTTGGTTACAAATACAGCTACTTCATCATGTGGATTGTGATGATAGCTGTTGCAATCGGGATGTTGATATTTTTCAAAAGGAAAAAGTGGTTTTAA
- the hydF gene encoding [FeFe] hydrogenase H-cluster maturation GTPase HydF, which produces MKSPKSFRLHIGLFGQRNVGKSSLLNALTNQEVSIVSDIAGTTTDPVEKPMELLPLGPVLFIDTAGVDDEGALGEQRIRKTMAVIDRTDLAIVVSNAEVWGSFEEKLIDQFREREIPVLIVFNKTDLYPSRSCMVNSLAGEKLKCVETSAATGQGISDLREAILKSAPDDFINRPAIVSDLVGPGEMAILVVPIDKEAPKGRLILPQVQSIRDLLDGDSFCMVVKERELREGLNRLNTPPKLVVTDSQAFLKVAADTPPNIPLTSFSILFARHQGDLAEMVRGATAIDSLKAGDKVLIAEACSHHPIGEDIGTVKIPRWLTQYVGGKLQFDNVRGRDFPENIADYKLIIHCGACMWNRREMLSRIMKARQLNIPITNYGLTIAYSLGIFERALQPFPAALEVYRESLNPVQR; this is translated from the coding sequence ATGAAGTCACCCAAATCCTTTCGTCTGCATATTGGTTTATTCGGCCAACGTAATGTCGGAAAGTCGTCCCTGTTGAATGCGTTGACTAACCAGGAAGTTTCAATTGTTTCGGATATTGCCGGAACAACAACCGACCCTGTTGAAAAACCGATGGAACTGCTTCCGCTCGGCCCGGTGCTGTTTATCGATACGGCTGGGGTTGACGACGAAGGCGCTTTGGGCGAGCAACGTATCCGGAAAACCATGGCCGTGATCGACCGCACCGATCTGGCGATTGTGGTTTCAAACGCTGAGGTTTGGGGAAGCTTTGAAGAAAAACTGATTGACCAGTTCCGCGAACGAGAAATTCCGGTTTTGATCGTCTTCAACAAAACCGATCTGTACCCTTCGCGGTCGTGCATGGTCAATAGTTTGGCCGGCGAAAAGCTGAAATGTGTGGAAACATCAGCAGCAACAGGCCAAGGCATTTCCGACCTGCGCGAGGCCATCTTAAAATCCGCGCCCGATGATTTTATCAACCGACCAGCTATTGTCAGCGATTTGGTTGGCCCCGGCGAAATGGCCATCCTGGTTGTTCCAATTGACAAAGAAGCTCCGAAAGGACGCCTGATTCTTCCGCAAGTGCAAAGTATTCGGGATCTTTTGGACGGCGATTCATTTTGCATGGTGGTGAAAGAACGCGAACTGCGGGAGGGCCTCAACCGATTAAACACGCCCCCAAAACTAGTTGTTACCGACAGCCAGGCTTTTTTGAAAGTCGCAGCCGACACACCACCCAATATACCGCTGACCAGCTTTTCCATCCTGTTTGCCCGTCATCAGGGAGATTTGGCAGAAATGGTTCGGGGAGCGACAGCTATTGACAGCCTGAAAGCTGGCGATAAAGTGCTGATTGCCGAAGCATGCTCGCACCACCCAATTGGAGAAGATATTGGCACAGTGAAAATTCCGCGGTGGCTGACTCAATACGTGGGCGGGAAATTGCAATTCGACAATGTGCGGGGACGTGATTTTCCGGAAAACATTGCCGACTACAAACTAATTATCCACTGCGGAGCCTGCATGTGGAACCGCCGCGAGATGCTTTCGCGCATCATGAAAGCCCGCCAGTTGAACATCCCGATTACCAATTACGGATTGACAATTGCCTACTCGCTCGGTATTTTTGAACGTGCCTTGCAGCCATTCCCTGCAGCACTGGAAGTTTACCGAGAAAGCCTGAACCCGGTCCAACGCTAG
- a CDS encoding patatin-like phospholipase family protein, protein MLQKERPKVGLVLSGGGAKGFAHIGVIKVLEEEGIPVDIIVGTSIGSLIGGIYSIGYSSEELIDIVQSQNWDQVLSDDVSRLYLSPRDQTMKQRYLFSLPFNNQRKLSLPQGVIRGQNVLNVFCGLTANVPVDADFRKFPIEFACVATNIENGDEEILDHGFLPTAMYSSMAIPGVFMPGKHDGKLLVDGGVVNNFPVDVAKAMGADIIIGVDIRDDYYKQDQIKSISEIFLNLINFYTKDKDEKNHDLCDIVIKPDVIDFSGGSFTRAATDTLIKRGEDATLAILDQLKALKEKYHLQRDSVSRMYVEDNKWRITKINLDCEEKLNDEFLAKIINLPLGERYSYQEIKEAVDRLYGTKGFDYVYFDLTDNDNGKTLNLHLHAQNERSQNIGFRVNTTEAAALLLNATWKNYSGTFSLISISTELSANPGLEFLTETNWHNFPDLGFALNAKFQNYNIYENGDKAFDADLFYTSGKLYLEQRFGTVRTGFSFQEEYFSGDVFASERALVLSENTTFLLSGASFYVSFDNQDHFYFPRKGTRLYAEATFNTDLKNGGQSSPYLLLKMENVFPVSRKTAFLVNLYGRGILDEGYPEIKSTMIGGEPYSRYFNYHLPFMGMPPVMIGERFTAIGALGVRFRLSSSQYLSFIFNSLQQGVEYDQILPDLAVYGGGVKYSLKTFVGPLDIGVGYSDFQSKPNFSANLGYWF, encoded by the coding sequence ATGCTCCAAAAGGAACGTCCGAAAGTTGGCTTGGTGCTGAGTGGGGGCGGGGCAAAAGGTTTTGCGCACATAGGTGTAATAAAAGTACTCGAGGAGGAAGGTATTCCGGTCGACATTATTGTTGGTACCAGTATCGGAAGTTTGATTGGCGGAATCTATTCTATTGGGTATTCGTCAGAAGAATTGATTGACATTGTGCAATCGCAGAATTGGGACCAGGTACTTTCGGATGATGTTTCGAGGCTTTACCTGTCGCCGCGCGATCAAACCATGAAACAGCGCTACCTGTTTTCACTTCCTTTTAATAACCAGCGTAAGTTGAGTTTGCCACAAGGTGTTATTCGGGGGCAAAATGTATTGAATGTATTTTGCGGGCTGACAGCCAATGTGCCGGTCGATGCCGATTTCAGAAAGTTCCCGATTGAATTTGCCTGCGTTGCGACCAACATTGAAAATGGTGACGAGGAAATATTGGATCACGGCTTTTTACCAACAGCGATGTATTCGAGTATGGCGATTCCCGGTGTTTTTATGCCGGGTAAGCACGATGGTAAACTGTTGGTTGATGGTGGTGTGGTGAATAATTTTCCGGTTGATGTTGCCAAGGCAATGGGAGCCGATATTATCATCGGTGTCGACATTCGCGACGATTACTACAAACAGGATCAAATTAAGTCGATCAGCGAAATTTTCCTGAACCTTATAAATTTCTATACCAAAGACAAGGACGAGAAAAACCACGATTTGTGTGATATCGTGATTAAACCGGATGTCATCGACTTCTCGGGAGGGAGTTTTACCCGAGCTGCTACAGATACGCTGATAAAAAGAGGTGAAGACGCAACTTTGGCGATTCTTGATCAGTTGAAGGCCTTGAAGGAAAAATATCATTTGCAACGCGATTCTGTTTCGCGGATGTATGTTGAGGACAACAAATGGCGAATTACAAAAATTAACCTCGATTGTGAGGAGAAACTGAATGACGAGTTTTTGGCTAAAATCATCAACCTACCTTTGGGTGAGCGATACAGCTATCAGGAAATTAAAGAAGCAGTCGATCGGCTGTATGGCACCAAAGGTTTTGATTACGTTTACTTTGATCTGACCGATAATGATAACGGCAAGACCCTGAACCTGCATTTGCATGCGCAGAACGAGCGATCGCAAAACATCGGTTTCCGCGTGAATACGACTGAGGCTGCAGCTTTGCTGCTGAATGCTACCTGGAAAAACTATTCGGGCACATTCAGTTTGATTTCAATCAGTACAGAATTGTCGGCCAACCCCGGCCTTGAATTTTTGACCGAGACCAACTGGCACAACTTTCCTGATTTGGGTTTTGCGTTGAATGCCAAGTTTCAGAATTACAACATTTACGAGAATGGTGACAAAGCTTTCGATGCCGACCTGTTTTATACTTCGGGGAAGTTATACCTGGAACAGCGTTTTGGTACAGTGCGTACGGGGTTCTCGTTTCAGGAAGAGTATTTTTCCGGCGATGTCTTTGCCAGCGAACGGGCCCTCGTTTTGTCTGAGAACACGACTTTTTTGCTGAGTGGTGCTTCCTTTTATGTCTCTTTTGATAACCAGGATCATTTTTATTTTCCGCGGAAAGGAACCCGCTTATATGCCGAGGCCACCTTCAATACCGACTTGAAAAATGGAGGACAATCGTCGCCTTACCTGTTGTTGAAAATGGAGAACGTTTTCCCGGTCAGTCGAAAAACCGCCTTCCTTGTGAATTTGTATGGCCGCGGAATCTTGGACGAAGGCTATCCCGAGATCAAATCGACAATGATCGGAGGCGAGCCATATTCCCGGTATTTTAACTACCATTTGCCTTTTATGGGCATGCCTCCGGTGATGATTGGCGAGCGTTTTACGGCTATTGGTGCGCTTGGCGTGCGCTTTCGGCTTTCGTCCAGCCAGTACCTGTCCTTTATCTTTAATAGTCTGCAGCAAGGGGTCGAATATGATCAAATTCTTCCTGATTTAGCGGTTTATGGAGGTGGAGTGAAATATTCACTCAAGACTTTCGTCGGACCGTTGGACATCGGTGTGGGCTATTCCGATTTCCAAAGTAAACCGAATTTCTCCGCCAATTTGGGATATTGGTTCTGA
- a CDS encoding Rieske (2Fe-2S) protein → MKNESLCSVEEFNEPGKKVFEIEGLEILLIHADGEYFAVDNICPHAKTRLISGRVEDGTLTCSNHGACFDLKNGSIRLDRVDEDLLEQIDVDNLPFGPLKTYPLHIENGMIVVQL, encoded by the coding sequence ATGAAAAATGAAAGCTTGTGTTCTGTCGAAGAATTCAATGAACCCGGGAAAAAGGTTTTTGAAATTGAAGGCCTGGAGATATTATTGATTCATGCAGATGGTGAATACTTTGCAGTGGACAATATCTGTCCCCATGCGAAAACCCGACTGATTAGCGGGCGAGTAGAAGACGGAACGCTGACCTGTTCGAACCACGGCGCTTGTTTCGACCTGAAAAACGGTTCAATTCGACTCGACCGGGTCGATGAGGATTTGCTGGAGCAAATTGATGTTGACAATCTTCCGTTTGGCCCGCTGAAAACCTATCCCTTACATATTGAAAACGGGATGATCGTTGTCCAACTTTAG
- a CDS encoding tetratricopeptide repeat protein has protein sequence MNISDLFSAGGVEQFKSIEENLLNRKQNGKIAGTLALITAIGQALILLWPILKEILAGGGEVDLRSYFVSPFNYILLLFVVFFLVIYFIFRRTSFLLKATKEPFRYTFYVEEFQKIDTVTDGFELKKLDRLKLLSHDLTELINKRIKRFSILKDHRENDDKTKQLTDTRKSSHVRIFGSYSVREDRENGDWIIHIMPYIQIGNLEAPATLAQSVRFSLTTDETPDVLDAREYNQLLERVYSRVTTEIYARIKQDIDNKIKLFPTSFLQENALFQEAQDMAASNTINAFDSAIGLYEKAMKKSASSFRINFFNLLFKITPLRSWLIHFLHHYARIRIGHSLCLIYKKRIATLSGRSSNPIFEIRQNMKRVVNLLELVIFTVAKNRDSRDFSDDQKTFFNLAYLSYPADNWFRKLFFKTSKKQFDETREILFNAYVVHALSDTLLNSFIAAREKLDNARSLAPDLSNESVLFILAEGYVEPNIDKAILLFRQASEKDPAFQIAQYDLAFWSEMRFRKEGATDKDRAMLVLDEYDKVLKINPGNIAALAAQGYILWVLKDLNKARRKFEEGIEVKALVSETFVGILWYGLARVYAEKGFMTRSYDFYSQAITSSPNLGAYFMYDNSVINISFYEYITPGLLKRFDDYKNGFDFFRKQATNHLLQLHDDKGQWHEALQEMKTDELTAQLHHTGLFSGPVEITKTKKSDQWKVRSKSDDLMPLAKEEEYLLTMKGDYVVISQQGSEKLFTLVSSFVLNDIGNAALNYFRRYGDRTELNKAVILFEEAIQLHADNILAKYNKSLALLYQKPLLSQIEQEDIDSEYIRELLEISTEVIENYPNWMEGLVSYFEILKRTRQDLVTERQGYRDKIKGYKSVQSKTPFQFQASGTDKLQSSGGLLKGSQKTNLQQQQNVTAERKSEMKQKPELSYDELISRESQCTRMMEVIDKKIEVVVWKTIESTSYDALYDGLRLGDFSSAAIQNLLAKDIQWGKLNEMDARSLKLYTTACQYFNTEFKKEEYGAINSLFNHLLDYYYPEDFDIFLLKRDLLYSIADSKKHEAELYQLLSANGNFALGLADELKQNQIPDELEKMMRRLGMAVEKDHDCVVDKSENDDCVFTINCKNRYDLSRRRFMVQQRGKASLLFESVIDHCDVVLKSFTLFSLAQDKINFEYLNYYARYYLSKDAYINCLRQALSTGVSLEVLDLLANEELKSAELIRFVNAIEVENYSDDRKPAIAKIYNRLGIILYDEAKITDAIPYYQKAIELDPQKPIYQNNLGLMYSKMEPADHKMALKYYEMAIETRKSEQDDEYSMEFYFEGWTESLFHTNKLAQLEPGLAEASPFLSDELAVAKLFNRIGNLIFRESDPNGAIPYYDLAISVYPNWPIFHANLGLMYAGLTPPDCESSIENYREAIQLRKLIEKDDYDLAYYYESLAESMFKCGRMDAFINELEAESPGWLPNAEKANIHNRIGNLYYNENRVQEAIDFYRRAIELNPSRPIFYANLGLMYSSSNPPEYERAAQQYQQAVEVRKKLETDDFSLNYFYEYLADSSFRCGRMDEFVGQFEHEETTAFTADEKASVCNQVGNLYYQSNDFETAGRWYDKAIGLFPTRPIFWANRGLVFQSLDPPNYSESFKFYGEAARLRRQIDKDEYSLAYYMGYWADSAQRCGKLSEFFLEFDANEVSQNETQELATFYNLLGNLLFRDLRVADAIPYYQEAIQLAPNRPIFYANLGLMYSSLRRPNFDAALFNYETALEIRKGLESDEFDLSYYENELEILKERMAAAN, from the coding sequence ATGAATATTTCTGATCTTTTCTCTGCGGGGGGAGTGGAGCAGTTTAAATCGATCGAGGAAAACCTGTTGAACCGGAAGCAGAACGGTAAAATAGCCGGAACACTCGCATTGATTACGGCTATCGGGCAGGCACTGATTCTGTTGTGGCCCATTTTAAAAGAAATTCTCGCGGGTGGTGGAGAGGTCGATCTCAGATCGTATTTTGTCAGCCCTTTCAACTACATTTTGCTGTTGTTCGTTGTCTTTTTTTTGGTTATCTACTTCATTTTTCGCCGGACCAGTTTTTTGTTGAAAGCCACCAAGGAGCCTTTCCGATACACATTTTATGTTGAGGAATTTCAGAAAATTGATACGGTCACCGATGGGTTTGAACTGAAGAAGCTGGATCGGCTGAAGTTACTCAGTCATGACCTCACCGAACTGATCAACAAACGTATTAAACGGTTTTCGATTCTGAAGGACCATCGGGAAAACGACGACAAAACAAAGCAACTGACCGATACCCGAAAGTCGTCGCATGTGCGGATCTTCGGAAGTTACTCGGTGCGGGAAGACAGGGAGAACGGGGATTGGATCATCCACATCATGCCCTATATCCAGATTGGGAATTTAGAGGCGCCGGCGACCCTGGCGCAGTCGGTGCGGTTTTCGTTAACAACCGACGAAACGCCCGACGTGCTCGATGCCCGGGAGTATAACCAGCTGCTGGAGCGCGTGTATTCCCGGGTGACGACGGAAATTTATGCGCGCATCAAGCAGGACATCGACAATAAAATCAAACTTTTTCCGACCTCGTTTTTACAGGAAAATGCTTTGTTTCAGGAAGCACAGGATATGGCAGCATCAAACACGATCAACGCTTTCGACAGCGCGATAGGTCTCTACGAAAAAGCGATGAAGAAAAGCGCTTCGTCATTCCGGATTAATTTCTTTAACCTTCTGTTTAAGATTACTCCCCTGCGAAGTTGGTTGATTCATTTCCTGCACCATTACGCGCGCATTCGCATCGGGCACTCCTTGTGTTTGATTTATAAAAAGCGGATTGCGACGCTTTCCGGACGCTCGTCGAATCCCATTTTCGAGATCCGGCAAAACATGAAACGAGTAGTTAATCTGCTTGAACTCGTCATTTTTACCGTTGCGAAGAATCGGGACAGCCGCGATTTCTCTGATGATCAGAAAACCTTTTTCAACCTGGCTTACCTTTCTTATCCCGCGGATAATTGGTTCCGGAAGTTGTTCTTTAAAACTTCGAAGAAGCAGTTCGACGAAACCCGGGAAATTCTATTCAACGCCTATGTCGTACATGCGTTGTCCGATACTTTATTGAACTCATTTATTGCAGCTCGCGAAAAACTGGACAATGCCCGTTCGCTAGCGCCCGATTTGAGTAACGAGAGTGTGTTGTTTATACTGGCCGAAGGCTATGTTGAGCCCAATATTGATAAAGCGATTCTGCTGTTTCGTCAGGCCAGCGAAAAGGATCCCGCGTTCCAAATTGCGCAATACGACCTGGCATTCTGGAGCGAAATGAGGTTCCGCAAAGAGGGCGCGACCGACAAGGATCGGGCGATGTTGGTTTTGGATGAGTATGACAAGGTGTTGAAAATCAATCCCGGAAATATTGCGGCCCTGGCAGCACAGGGCTATATTTTGTGGGTGCTCAAGGATTTGAATAAGGCGAGGCGAAAGTTTGAGGAAGGCATTGAAGTGAAAGCCTTGGTCAGCGAAACTTTCGTTGGCATTTTGTGGTATGGGCTGGCACGGGTTTATGCTGAAAAAGGCTTCATGACCCGCAGCTACGATTTCTATAGTCAGGCCATCACGTCGAGCCCCAACCTCGGGGCCTATTTTATGTACGACAACTCAGTCATCAACATTTCCTTTTACGAATATATTACGCCTGGTTTGTTGAAGCGCTTTGATGATTACAAAAATGGCTTTGACTTTTTCAGAAAACAGGCGACCAACCATTTGCTGCAGCTGCATGATGATAAAGGCCAATGGCACGAGGCACTGCAGGAAATGAAAACCGATGAACTGACAGCCCAACTTCATCATACGGGCTTGTTTTCGGGGCCCGTGGAAATTACGAAAACGAAGAAATCCGACCAATGGAAAGTTCGATCGAAGAGTGACGATCTGATGCCATTGGCCAAGGAGGAGGAATACCTGCTGACAATGAAAGGCGATTATGTGGTGATTAGTCAGCAAGGCTCGGAAAAGCTGTTCACCCTGGTGTCGAGTTTTGTATTGAATGACATTGGCAATGCGGCTCTCAATTATTTCCGGCGGTACGGTGACCGGACAGAGCTGAATAAGGCGGTCATTTTGTTTGAAGAGGCGATCCAACTGCATGCCGACAATATTTTGGCCAAATACAACAAGTCGCTGGCTCTGCTTTACCAGAAGCCTCTGCTTAGTCAGATCGAACAGGAAGATATTGACTCGGAATACATTCGGGAGTTGCTGGAAATCTCAACGGAAGTAATTGAAAATTACCCGAACTGGATGGAAGGACTCGTATCCTATTTCGAGATTTTAAAACGAACGAGGCAGGATTTGGTCACTGAGCGACAGGGATACCGCGACAAGATCAAGGGCTATAAATCGGTACAGTCCAAGACACCGTTTCAGTTTCAGGCCTCGGGTACTGATAAATTACAGTCTTCGGGCGGCTTATTAAAAGGTTCGCAAAAGACGAATTTACAGCAGCAACAAAATGTTACAGCCGAAAGAAAATCGGAGATGAAACAAAAGCCGGAACTCTCGTACGACGAGTTGATTTCGCGCGAAAGCCAATGTACCCGAATGATGGAGGTTATCGATAAAAAGATTGAAGTGGTGGTATGGAAGACCATAGAGTCCACCAGCTACGATGCACTTTACGATGGCTTGAGGTTGGGGGATTTTAGTTCGGCTGCAATTCAGAATCTGCTGGCGAAGGATATTCAATGGGGCAAGCTAAACGAAATGGATGCCCGCTCGTTGAAATTGTACACCACGGCCTGCCAGTATTTCAACACTGAATTTAAGAAGGAGGAATACGGTGCCATCAATTCGTTGTTCAATCATTTGTTGGATTACTATTACCCCGAGGATTTTGATATTTTCCTGTTGAAACGCGATTTGTTGTATAGTATTGCGGATTCGAAAAAACACGAAGCGGAGTTGTACCAACTATTGAGTGCAAATGGGAACTTTGCTTTGGGGTTGGCTGACGAACTGAAGCAGAATCAAATTCCGGATGAACTGGAAAAAATGATGCGGCGTTTGGGCATGGCGGTAGAAAAAGATCACGACTGTGTCGTGGATAAGTCGGAGAATGACGACTGTGTATTTACGATTAATTGTAAAAACCGCTACGACCTGAGCCGACGACGCTTTATGGTTCAGCAGCGAGGAAAAGCGAGTTTATTGTTCGAGTCGGTGATCGATCATTGCGACGTTGTTCTTAAATCGTTTACCTTGTTTTCCTTGGCTCAGGACAAGATTAATTTCGAGTATCTGAATTATTACGCCCGTTATTATTTGTCGAAAGATGCCTATATCAATTGTTTGAGACAAGCATTGAGTACCGGTGTTAGTTTGGAAGTGCTCGATTTACTGGCTAATGAAGAGCTGAAATCGGCAGAGCTTATTCGGTTTGTTAATGCGATTGAGGTGGAGAATTACAGTGACGATCGCAAGCCGGCAATCGCGAAAATTTACAATCGACTCGGGATAATTCTGTATGATGAAGCCAAGATTACGGATGCCATTCCATATTACCAAAAGGCAATTGAGCTGGATCCGCAAAAGCCAATTTACCAGAATAACCTGGGGCTCATGTACTCGAAAATGGAGCCAGCAGATCACAAGATGGCTTTGAAGTATTATGAGATGGCAATTGAAACCCGCAAGAGCGAGCAGGACGATGAATATTCAATGGAGTTTTATTTTGAAGGATGGACCGAGTCGCTTTTTCACACGAATAAACTGGCGCAGCTTGAGCCCGGCTTGGCAGAAGCTTCGCCTTTTTTAAGCGACGAGCTGGCGGTCGCCAAACTTTTCAACCGCATCGGTAATCTTATTTTCCGCGAGTCTGATCCAAACGGAGCGATACCATACTACGATCTGGCGATCTCTGTCTATCCCAATTGGCCGATTTTTCATGCCAACCTGGGACTCATGTATGCCGGCCTTACGCCGCCGGATTGCGAATCGTCGATTGAAAATTATCGGGAGGCGATTCAGTTGAGGAAACTGATCGAGAAGGATGATTACGATCTGGCATATTATTACGAGTCTCTGGCCGAGTCGATGTTTAAGTGCGGGCGGATGGACGCCTTTATAAACGAGTTGGAAGCGGAGTCGCCGGGATGGCTGCCGAACGCGGAAAAGGCCAATATTCATAACCGTATCGGGAACCTTTACTATAACGAAAACCGGGTGCAGGAGGCCATTGACTTTTACAGAAGAGCGATTGAGCTCAATCCTAGTCGTCCTATTTTCTATGCAAACCTGGGATTGATGTATTCGAGTTCGAATCCGCCGGAATATGAACGGGCGGCTCAGCAATATCAGCAAGCGGTAGAGGTTCGGAAAAAATTGGAAACGGATGATTTTAGCTTGAATTACTTTTACGAATATTTGGCCGACAGTTCATTCCGTTGCGGAAGGATGGATGAGTTTGTGGGTCAATTTGAACATGAAGAAACAACCGCGTTTACTGCCGATGAAAAAGCCAGTGTGTGCAATCAGGTTGGTAATCTTTACTACCAGAGCAACGATTTTGAGACCGCTGGCCGCTGGTACGACAAAGCGATCGGCCTTTTCCCGACTCGACCTATTTTCTGGGCTAACCGGGGATTAGTATTTCAAAGTCTGGATCCGCCAAATTATTCTGAATCGTTTAAATTTTACGGTGAAGCTGCCAGGTTGAGGCGCCAGATTGATAAGGATGAGTACTCGCTGGCCTATTACATGGGCTACTGGGCGGATAGTGCCCAACGGTGCGGGAAACTGAGCGAATTCTTTCTGGAGTTTGATGCCAATGAAGTCAGTCAAAATGAAACGCAGGAATTGGCAACTTTTTACAACCTGCTGGGTAATTTGTTGTTCCGGGATTTACGGGTAGCTGATGCCATCCCATATTATCAGGAAGCGATTCAACTGGCACCCAACCGACCTATTTTCTACGCGAATTTGGGATTGATGTACAGTTCGTTGCGACGACCTAATTTCGATGCGGCTCTCTTTAATTATGAAACTGCACTCGAAATCCGAAAAGGCTTGGAGTCGGATGAATTTGACCTGTCCTACTACGAAAATGAGCTTGAAATTTTAAAAGAACGAATGGCCGCGGCTAACTAG